Proteins encoded by one window of Bacillus spongiae:
- a CDS encoding VanZ family protein yields the protein MKGLLKWFFTFLPIVYMIIIWILSSLPVTAVVELPDQAIDRYIKESLHLVEFAILYVLFVFALIAQKKFTYSTNLFFAIIAGLYGLVDEIHQSFIPYRSATLIDFVKDITGVAICYYLITRRCFHNSNKTKFL from the coding sequence TTGAAGGGATTATTAAAGTGGTTTTTTACATTTTTACCGATAGTTTATATGATAATTATTTGGATTTTATCAAGTTTGCCTGTTACGGCAGTAGTTGAGCTACCTGATCAAGCCATTGATCGTTATATAAAAGAATCCTTACATCTTGTGGAGTTTGCAATCTTATATGTACTTTTCGTATTTGCCTTAATCGCTCAAAAGAAATTTACGTATTCGACCAATTTATTTTTTGCAATTATTGCAGGTCTGTATGGTCTGGTAGATGAAATTCACCAATCTTTTATCCCCTATCGATCCGCTACGCTCATTGATTTTGTAAAGGATATTACAGGCGTTGCCATTTGTTATTACCTTATTACAAGAAGATGTTTTCATAATAGTAATAAAACAAAGTTT